The following are encoded in a window of Brevibacillus ruminantium genomic DNA:
- a CDS encoding Dps family protein: MESLFPVLNKQVANWIVLRMKLQNYHWNVKGPAFFTLHAKFEELYTEASLHIDTLAERILALHGKPLATLGDCLHEASIEEATDRENTTEMVKTLIEDFSIIIEELKDGIKKSDELGDESTADLLLSIQTSLEKHAWMFRALLG, translated from the coding sequence ATGGAAAGCCTTTTCCCGGTATTGAATAAACAGGTAGCGAACTGGATTGTCCTGCGCATGAAGCTGCAAAACTATCACTGGAATGTAAAAGGACCTGCTTTCTTCACGCTGCACGCGAAGTTTGAGGAGCTGTACACCGAAGCGTCTTTGCACATCGATACGCTCGCTGAACGCATCCTGGCTCTCCATGGAAAGCCCTTGGCCACATTGGGTGATTGTCTCCACGAAGCCAGTATTGAAGAAGCAACTGACCGAGAAAACACGACGGAGATGGTCAAAACCCTGATTGAAGACTTCTCCATTATCATCGAGGAATTAAAAGACGGCATAAAAAAGTCCGACGAGCTGGGCGATGAGAGTACGGCTGACCTGCTGTTGTCGATCCAAACCAGCCTGGAGAAACATGCGTGGATGTTCAGGGCTTTGCTCGGCTAA
- a CDS encoding putrescine aminotransferase: MERKTREESLELAKEILTFIESETLSVEQKKKIVSDSIDNFTNHVTKAILAHRKSVSNDFSVVEWEDEGAIFRDTMGDEYIDCLGGYGVYLLGHRHPKVVKAVEAQLKRYALHSQEMVDPLRGYLSKLVAYITPGDLQHSYLVNCGTEANEMALKLARLATGKKCFISTEKGFHGKTMFSLSASGKSTFREPYMPLVPGFQHVPFGDADAVEQAIRMLIATGETVAGVIVEPIQGEGGVNIPPDDYLPRLREICDRYECLLIVDEIQTGMGRTGTLFGVDHWNVVPDIMTLGKAFGGGVMPIAAMVAKKKWWGKMEENPFLLGSSTFGGNPLCCAGAIAGIHTILEDNIPQMAKEKGDYIMVRLGEIQEQYPEVMVQVRGRGLLIGMEFSNNSLGYTLAKMLFGKKILVGGTLNNATVIRIEPPAVISYEQIDYVLACIEEGIAQLSKDMKVAR, from the coding sequence ATGGAGCGCAAAACCCGGGAAGAATCTCTGGAACTGGCAAAGGAAATTCTTACTTTTATCGAAAGTGAGACGTTGAGTGTTGAGCAGAAGAAAAAGATTGTCAGTGATTCGATTGATAACTTTACCAACCATGTGACCAAAGCAATATTGGCGCATCGGAAATCCGTTTCCAACGACTTCTCGGTGGTGGAATGGGAAGACGAAGGAGCCATTTTTCGCGATACGATGGGGGATGAGTACATCGATTGTCTGGGGGGCTACGGTGTGTATCTGCTGGGTCATCGCCACCCAAAAGTGGTCAAGGCGGTAGAGGCGCAGCTCAAGCGGTACGCCCTGCACAGCCAGGAGATGGTTGACCCGTTGCGCGGCTATTTGTCCAAGCTGGTTGCCTATATTACCCCCGGAGATTTGCAGCACTCTTATCTCGTCAACTGCGGTACCGAAGCCAATGAAATGGCTTTGAAGCTGGCGCGGCTGGCGACCGGCAAGAAATGTTTTATTTCCACGGAAAAGGGCTTTCACGGCAAGACGATGTTTTCGCTCTCTGCTTCCGGGAAATCGACGTTCCGTGAGCCGTATATGCCACTCGTTCCCGGCTTCCAGCATGTTCCGTTTGGCGATGCAGATGCCGTTGAGCAGGCCATTCGCATGCTGATTGCCACCGGTGAAACCGTGGCCGGTGTGATTGTAGAGCCGATTCAAGGGGAAGGGGGCGTCAATATTCCACCGGATGATTACCTCCCGCGCCTGCGTGAAATCTGTGACCGCTACGAGTGCCTCCTGATCGTCGATGAGATTCAGACAGGCATGGGACGTACGGGTACGCTGTTTGGCGTCGATCACTGGAATGTCGTACCGGATATCATGACGCTGGGGAAAGCCTTTGGCGGAGGCGTCATGCCGATTGCAGCCATGGTTGCCAAGAAAAAATGGTGGGGCAAGATGGAAGAAAATCCGTTTCTTCTCGGCTCATCCACCTTTGGTGGAAATCCGCTTTGCTGCGCAGGCGCCATCGCGGGCATCCACACGATCCTGGAAGACAATATCCCGCAGATGGCCAAGGAAAAAGGCGATTATATCATGGTGAGACTGGGCGAGATCCAGGAGCAATATCCGGAGGTGATGGTTCAGGTACGCGGACGCGGTCTTTTGATCGGCATGGAGTTTTCTAACAACAGCCTTGGCTACACACTGGCCAAAATGCTGTTCGGCAAGAAAATCCTCGTTGGCGGTACGCTGAACAACGCCACCGTGATTCGCATCGAGCCGCCCGCAGTGATCTCGTACGAACAGATCGATTATGTGCTGGCATGCATCGAAGAGGGGATTGCGCAGCTTTCCAAAGACATGAAGGTGGCGAGGTAA
- a CDS encoding ABC transporter substrate-binding protein yields the protein MKQGWRHIAAVGGLSLSLVLTAIGCSSSPASQGTAEENGLDKQLNVFNWSEYLPERVIKGFEEKYGVKVNYSTFSSNEEMLAKVSAGGGIYDLIVASDFLIQSMVKQGLIQPLDMSNIPNFKNLDPELINKEHDPGNEYSIPYMGNTVSLGYNPDQIKTSITSFEDLWKPELKGQIVMVDDQRFILGMVLKTLGYSGNDTDPAHLEEAKQKMLKLMPNIKAFDSDSPKTLMVNGEVNVAVVWGPEIALAQREKPQITTVLPKEGLMITFDNLLIPAGAKHKKTAEAFMNYLLEPEVNAEISKDFPYISPNMEARKLLPKETLDNIAIYPPPEEMKRVESLADIGEAVKLYDRVWSEVKSSQ from the coding sequence ATGAAGCAAGGCTGGAGGCATATCGCAGCGGTAGGGGGCTTGTCCCTGTCACTGGTGCTGACGGCGATAGGGTGCAGCTCGTCGCCGGCGTCACAGGGAACCGCCGAAGAGAATGGTCTGGACAAGCAACTGAACGTCTTCAACTGGTCGGAATACCTGCCAGAGCGGGTGATCAAAGGCTTTGAAGAAAAGTACGGGGTAAAAGTCAATTACAGTACGTTTTCATCCAATGAAGAGATGCTGGCCAAAGTATCGGCAGGCGGAGGCATCTACGATCTGATCGTCGCCAGTGACTTTCTGATCCAGTCCATGGTCAAACAGGGGTTGATCCAGCCGCTCGATATGTCCAACATTCCCAACTTCAAGAACCTGGACCCGGAATTGATCAACAAAGAGCATGACCCCGGAAACGAGTACAGCATTCCGTACATGGGCAATACCGTCTCTCTCGGCTATAATCCCGACCAGATCAAAACCAGCATCACCAGCTTTGAAGACCTGTGGAAACCGGAGCTGAAAGGGCAAATCGTGATGGTAGACGACCAGCGGTTCATTCTGGGTATGGTTTTGAAAACGCTGGGGTACTCCGGCAATGATACCGACCCCGCCCACCTCGAAGAAGCCAAGCAAAAAATGCTCAAGCTGATGCCCAATATCAAGGCTTTTGACAGTGACAGCCCCAAAACGCTGATGGTAAATGGTGAGGTCAATGTCGCCGTCGTCTGGGGACCGGAGATCGCTCTGGCTCAGCGCGAAAAGCCGCAGATTACCACCGTGCTGCCCAAGGAAGGGCTGATGATTACGTTTGACAACCTGCTCATTCCCGCCGGAGCCAAGCATAAAAAAACGGCAGAGGCCTTTATGAATTACCTGCTGGAGCCTGAGGTCAACGCGGAAATTTCCAAGGATTTTCCCTACATCAGTCCCAACATGGAAGCACGCAAGCTGCTCCCCAAGGAAACGCTGGATAATATCGCGATCTATCCACCGCCTGAGGAGATGAAACGGGTGGAAAGCCTGGCAGATATCGGCGAGGCAGTCAAGCTGTACGACCGGGTTTGGTCTGAGGTAAAAAGCTCGCAGTAA